AGCTCTTTTAGTAGAAAAATTATATGGAGGAAAGGCAAAGAACGACTCCCCTATTTCGGTATGGAGAGAAACACAAAAAGAGAAAGAAGTGGAAGGCAAGATAATCCCAGCTAAAACCCTGCCTCCGGTGGTCAATTTCCGAATTAGCCTACCAAATAAGAGTAATGTGGCAAATTACGTTTCAGTGCGTTTCGGTGAAAACGGTAAAATTGAAAGTTTGGATGCTGTAACAAAGCCAATTCTATTTGATAAATGGTTTGCGGCTGACCTCGAAAATCGGGAAATGCCAAATGACGAGCTGACAAAGCCGGCACAGGCTATGTTTGATCGGATGCACGTACTTTACCCGGAATTAAGAGATTATAACGTAAAAGAAATTAGCCTATCTAAGTATAATACTTTTTACGATATTAATTTTAAAAAGTCAAAGACTGACAAGAAAGAAGAGATCAGAATGCATATAGAGGAAGAAACAGGCAAGCTTGTATATATACATTTTGAAAAACGCCCATCAGGAAAAGGGGCATCCCCAGAGCTGGCCAAACAAAAGGCATACGAATTCTTACAGCGTGTACAAGGAGACAATGCAAAAAGCTACACAGTTGGGAATATGATCATGACTGGAACAAATGGGGTAACGCTAGTCATCCTAGATGGTACAACTCCTGAAAAAAAGCATTATGCCTTTGGGGTGGGAGCAGACGGTAAAATCTATAGCTTTGATGGCTAATTGTAAAATGACAAGTAAATCAAGGGTAGGGTAACCACGCGTTAAGAATACAGCCATATATAGGCTTGTTTAGTATGTTAGGAGACCTTATTAAACAATTAAACAAGAAACAGAGTAGCAGGATATTGGCAGTAAATGTTGCTTATGTAATCTGAGATATGTATCAACAAGAGCTTGTGAATGGAGGAACTGCATTGTATGACGAAGATATAAAACAGCAAGTATTGTTAATCTATGAGCAGTATTATTTAGATGTTTATCATTTTCTGCTGTACTATACTGGCAATCAAAATGACACAGAGGATTTGACACAGGAGGTTTTTGTCCGTGTGATCCGTTCTTTGGCACGCTATGAAAATAGAGCAAATATGAAAACGTGGCTATTTGCGATAGCGAAGCACATTGCTATTGATTATCATCGCAAGAAAAGATGGAAAAGTCTGTTTTCCATTGATGTACTAAAAAAACATGTGTCTTCAGATGGGTTACCAGAAAAAGAAGTAGAGAGCTGGGAAGAGGAGCAGGAGCTGATCCGAGCGATCCAAAAGCTACCACAGCATTATAGAATGGTTGTCATCCTAAGGGGAATTCAGGGATACAGCGTTAGGGAAACAGCCTCCATCATGGATTATTCGGAATCACAGGTGAAAGTGACCTTGCATCGAGCATTGAAAAAGCTTGAAAAGGAACTAGCAGGACGGATAGGAGGGGAGCTGTACGATGGATTGGCAAAAAGATAAGGAATTGCTCGTTCGATTAAGAAAATTACATACAAAGAATAAACCAAGAAAAGAGTTTGTAGAAACCTTACGTACCCAGCTAGAGTATCAGACAAATATTGTGGTGCACAGAAGAAACAGATTTTATCGACCAATTCAATTTGGGCTTGGACTAGCAAGCGTATTCGCACTTATATTGTACCTTTTTGCACCTTCAGTGAATAAAGAGGCTTTCCCACCTATGTCCAGCTATCCTACGAAACAGGAGTTTATTGCGAAACCCCCTGTTGAGGTATCAGAAAAGCAAAAACAAGAGCAAAAGCAGGAACAAAAACAAAAACAAAATCAACAGCAAAAGCTTGTATCTAATCCAAAGACTTCTCTAAAGGAGTCACTTTCACAGAAGCAAACAGCCAAAGAAAAAGAAAAGAACGATGTGGTAACCCCAAAACCAAAAGCAAAAGATACCTATTTGCAGCAGCTTGGAGGTGAAGATTTAAAGGGATATCAAATAAATCCCGCACTCTCTGCCCCTGCTCGCGGATACATTTTCATGAATCGTATGGTAAATGGAATCCCCTTTTTAGCGGATAGCTATAAAGTGGAATTAGATGAATCAGGTCAAATAAAACAATCAACCATCACAAAAAGCACAGATACAAATATGAAATTTCCTTTGCCGCAGCAAGCTATATCCAAAGCGACTGCTAAACAATTATTTATGAAAGACATGAGGCTAGTTTACCAAGGGGATGAACAACCGCGGCTTACCTATGAATTTAACTTTTCAGGCTATATTGATGCGGTCAGTGGACAAGTAAGAGAAGCGAAGGAAGAGGAGCAAAGCCAAGGATATAGTAAGCCTATTCCGATCGTAGCTCAGGGTAAAAAACTGATTGCGCATACTCCGGAAGAGGTTGTGAGAATCCTTCAACAGGAATTTGGAATCGTCGTATATGGACCTGGAGCGGTAGAGGATACTTTGTCTACCGATACCTATAAAGAATATTCCTGGCAAATCGAAGAAGGAAAAATAATTAAGGTAGAAACCCTTGATGGACAATTGATGGGATTTAGGATTAGTACTCCAGGTGTGAAAGAGAGGGATTCTTCTACCATCGCAGTTCACAAGGAATTGTCTGGAATAGCGAAGGGCATCATAGAAAGATATATGAATGTTCATACGAAAGAGCTTCTATTGATAGATGTTGAAAAAACAAGTTTGACTCAAACCTATCGATTTAGAAGGTCGTATCAAGGTATTCCCATCATTAATCGAAGTTATTCTGTGACCCTTGATGCCAAAACAGAAAAGGTAATTGGACTTGATCTGGGCTATGGAGTACAAGGAACTACTAGCCTCCCGGACAAATCGAAAGCAATGACACCAGACGTAGCTGCTACTATCTACTTGAAGGAACGCCCATTGTCTTTAGTCTATGTCATGCTAATGGATAAGAAGCAACAAATAGCAGTTCCTCACTTGGTTTATCAGATATATTATCATGACACACCTAGGCTGTATGTTGATGCGATTACCGGTGAAGTGATTAGATAGAAAGGTTATTTTATCTTATATACCAGTTTTCTTGTAAGTTCGCTTTCTTTCTCCTATAATTAAATACGATAGTTTCTTTTACGAGACAATTGTATTTCTTTAAGTTAGATGGAGGAGAGCAGTCCTCCCGTTCAAGAGGCGACACCATCCCTAATCCGTCTGTTTGAAGGATTAGGGATTTTTTGGTAGATATGATCGATAAAAATCGAGTGAAGAGAGGATATTTCCATGAACAAAATGAAACATAGTCTAACAGCATTGCTAACAGTATGTTTAGCTGTTTCGCTAACCGCGTGTTCGGGTGGAACAACACCAAAGGACGGAGCACAATCTTCCCCAAATCAGAACCAAGCGACTGATTCGGCATCGGATAATCAAGCGACAGATACTACACTAAAAACCATCTATCCGCTCAAAGTAAAAGATGTGACGGGGGAAGAGTTCACCTTCGAAAAAGCCCCGGAGCGTATTGTATCAGTATCGCCTGCTGAAACGGAAACGTTATTTGCACTAGGACTTGAGCAAAACATCATGGGAGTTTCTGACTACGATGATTACCCGGCATCTACTAAGGATAAGCCGAAAATGGGGAGCATTATGGCGCCGAACGTTGAGTCCATTTTGGCTGCCAAACCGGATATTGTCTTTACAGGGATTTCAATGAAAGAAGAGACGGTCAAGAAATTTCGAGAGCTTGGTGTAAAAATCTTTAAGGTAGAACCAAAGACGTATGATGACGTGATTGCAAATATGGAGTTGTATGGAAAAATTACCGATCATCAGGCTGAAGCGAAGAAAGTTGTGGACGAGCTTCAAAAGACTCGTGACGAGGTTTTAGCTGTTGTAAAAAATATGAACGAGAAAAAGAAAGTTTATCTTGAATTTTCTCCAGGCTGGACGGTTGGTAGCGGGGAATTTTTGAACCAAATAATAGAGCTTGCTGGTGGAATCAACGTGGCTGGTGACACAAAAGGCTGGGTACAAATTAATGAAGAGACCATCATTAAAAAAAATCCCGATGTTATTCTCTACACACTGGGAGTAATAGACTCTAAAACAAACCAATCCTT
This is a stretch of genomic DNA from Brevibacillus laterosporus DSM 25. It encodes these proteins:
- a CDS encoding ABC transporter substrate-binding protein — encoded protein: MNKMKHSLTALLTVCLAVSLTACSGGTTPKDGAQSSPNQNQATDSASDNQATDTTLKTIYPLKVKDVTGEEFTFEKAPERIVSVSPAETETLFALGLEQNIMGVSDYDDYPASTKDKPKMGSIMAPNVESILAAKPDIVFTGISMKEETVKKFRELGVKIFKVEPKTYDDVIANMELYGKITDHQAEAKKVVDELQKTRDEVLAVVKNMNEKKKVYLEFSPGWTVGSGEFLNQIIELAGGINVAGDTKGWVQINEETIIKKNPDVILYTLGVIDSKTNQSLEDIIRSRKGWSGIEAIKNNTVVGLDQNIISRPGPRLAEGLKEMAKAIYPDKFK
- a CDS encoding RNA polymerase sigma factor; translated protein: MYDEDIKQQVLLIYEQYYLDVYHFLLYYTGNQNDTEDLTQEVFVRVIRSLARYENRANMKTWLFAIAKHIAIDYHRKKRWKSLFSIDVLKKHVSSDGLPEKEVESWEEEQELIRAIQKLPQHYRMVVILRGIQGYSVRETASIMDYSESQVKVTLHRALKKLEKELAGRIGGELYDGLAKR
- a CDS encoding PepSY domain-containing protein; amino-acid sequence: MDWQKDKELLVRLRKLHTKNKPRKEFVETLRTQLEYQTNIVVHRRNRFYRPIQFGLGLASVFALILYLFAPSVNKEAFPPMSSYPTKQEFIAKPPVEVSEKQKQEQKQEQKQKQNQQQKLVSNPKTSLKESLSQKQTAKEKEKNDVVTPKPKAKDTYLQQLGGEDLKGYQINPALSAPARGYIFMNRMVNGIPFLADSYKVELDESGQIKQSTITKSTDTNMKFPLPQQAISKATAKQLFMKDMRLVYQGDEQPRLTYEFNFSGYIDAVSGQVREAKEEEQSQGYSKPIPIVAQGKKLIAHTPEEVVRILQQEFGIVVYGPGAVEDTLSTDTYKEYSWQIEEGKIIKVETLDGQLMGFRISTPGVKERDSSTIAVHKELSGIAKGIIERYMNVHTKELLLIDVEKTSLTQTYRFRRSYQGIPIINRSYSVTLDAKTEKVIGLDLGYGVQGTTSLPDKSKAMTPDVAATIYLKERPLSLVYVMLMDKKQQIAVPHLVYQIYYHDTPRLYVDAITGEVIR